The proteins below are encoded in one region of Bremerella sp. P1:
- a CDS encoding sigma-70 family RNA polymerase sigma factor yields MYDSLIDDFEDDDARVRPRSFDDAAVDVIDDSDDERIMNSDDMSNDSADDSSDEFSEDSETWSDDPVRMYLTQMGEIPLLTRQQEIFLARKIEQTRAKFRRLLLECDYVAQDSFKVLQRVQDGELPFDRTVQVSVTDRLEKEQIMGRMPMNLVTIDRLLKRNRRDYITALSKSASADKRAAAWRRLSYRRQRVVKLIEELGLRTQRIESKIGVLEEFCRRINELKARLDDHKAANTPMEDRQPLLAEYRNLLMATQETPKSLNRRCQAVKAIYSEYQQAKRELSEGNLRLVVSIAKKYRNRGLSFLDLIQEGNAGLMRAVDKFEYRRGFKFCTYATWWIRQAITRAVADQSRTIRIPVHMVETMSRVRNVARQLLQEKGREPTIEETARRAGTTVEEARRVLAMSRYPISLDRPVGNSEDSQFGDLLPDGEAESPANGAAQEMLRGRIGRVLKTLSYREREIIKLRYGLGDGYSYTLEEVGHIFKVTRERIRQIEAKAVRKLQQPSRSQDLVGFLD; encoded by the coding sequence TTGTACGATTCGTTGATTGACGATTTCGAAGATGATGATGCACGAGTACGTCCGCGTAGCTTCGACGATGCTGCCGTCGATGTGATCGATGATTCCGACGACGAACGCATAATGAACTCGGATGATATGTCGAATGATTCGGCAGACGATTCATCCGATGAGTTCAGCGAAGATAGCGAAACCTGGTCCGATGACCCGGTTCGGATGTACCTGACGCAAATGGGCGAGATTCCTTTGTTGACCCGCCAACAGGAAATCTTCCTCGCTCGTAAGATCGAACAAACGCGAGCCAAGTTCCGACGCTTGCTCTTGGAGTGCGACTACGTCGCCCAAGATTCCTTTAAGGTTTTGCAGCGCGTACAGGATGGCGAACTCCCGTTCGATCGTACGGTCCAAGTTTCGGTGACCGATCGCCTGGAAAAAGAACAGATCATGGGCCGCATGCCGATGAATCTGGTTACCATCGATCGCCTGCTGAAGCGAAACCGTCGTGACTACATTACCGCGCTAAGCAAGTCGGCATCGGCTGACAAGCGTGCCGCTGCATGGCGTCGCTTGAGCTACCGCCGTCAGCGCGTGGTGAAACTGATTGAAGAATTGGGTCTACGTACCCAGCGAATTGAGTCGAAGATCGGCGTGCTGGAAGAATTCTGCCGTCGCATTAACGAGCTCAAAGCTCGCCTGGACGATCACAAAGCGGCCAACACGCCGATGGAAGATCGTCAGCCGCTGCTGGCCGAATACCGCAACCTGCTGATGGCCACGCAAGAGACTCCCAAGAGTCTGAACCGTCGCTGTCAGGCCGTCAAAGCGATCTATTCGGAATACCAGCAAGCCAAGCGTGAGTTGTCCGAAGGGAACTTGCGTCTGGTGGTCTCGATCGCCAAGAAGTATCGCAACCGTGGTTTGAGCTTCCTGGACCTCATCCAGGAAGGTAACGCCGGTCTGATGCGTGCGGTCGACAAGTTTGAATACCGTCGTGGTTTCAAGTTCTGTACGTACGCCACCTGGTGGATTCGTCAGGCCATTACCCGAGCGGTTGCTGACCAAAGCCGAACCATTCGTATCCCGGTTCACATGGTCGAAACCATGTCCCGCGTTCGCAATGTGGCGCGTCAGCTGCTGCAGGAAAAAGGCCGCGAACCGACCATCGAAGAAACGGCACGTCGTGCTGGTACCACGGTGGAAGAAGCCCGCCGCGTGCTGGCTATGAGCCGCTATCCGATCTCGCTCGACCGCCCTGTCGGTAACAGCGAAGACAGCCAGTTCGGCGATCTACTTCCCGATGGCGAAGCCGAAAGCCCAGCCAACGGTGCTGCTCAGGAAATGCTGCGTGGTCGTATCGGTCGCGTGCTCAAGACCCTCAGCTACCGCGAACGCGAGATCATCAAGCTGCGTTACGGTTTGGGCGATGGCTACAGCTACACCCTGGAGGAAGTCGGTCACATCTTCAAAGTGACTCGCGAACGTATCCGCCAGATCGAAGCCAAGGCCGTCCGTAAGCTGCAACAGCCTAGCCGCAGCCAAGACCTGGTCGGCTTCCTCGACTAA
- a CDS encoding class I SAM-dependent methyltransferase, translated as MTNPHENSPAKKHNQGAWDRMARGGHRFAQPAKDEEFKNPLKTLDRWGWLGKSIYGQRVLCLAAGGGRQGPLYAAAGAVVTVVDISGAQLEIDRRVAKDRGLQLRTVEASMDDLSMFAPADFDIVIHPVATCYVPDVAPVFREVAKVLCSGGIYISQHKTPTSLQAEVHRSEHGYELTEPYYRTGPLPEVRGSRHREEGTLEYLHRWEQLLGGMCRAGLVIEDLIEPLHAKEDAEPNTFEDRSKYIAPYVRIKARRVGQEQAQTEAGSLWLPG; from the coding sequence TTGACGAACCCTCACGAAAACTCGCCTGCCAAGAAGCATAACCAGGGTGCCTGGGATCGAATGGCTCGGGGTGGGCATCGGTTTGCTCAACCAGCGAAGGATGAGGAGTTCAAGAATCCGCTCAAGACACTAGATCGCTGGGGATGGTTGGGCAAGAGCATCTATGGGCAGCGCGTGTTGTGCCTGGCCGCTGGGGGTGGTCGCCAAGGTCCACTGTATGCCGCGGCCGGTGCGGTGGTTACCGTCGTTGATATCAGTGGTGCCCAGCTCGAGATCGATCGACGCGTGGCAAAGGACCGCGGGCTTCAGCTACGTACGGTGGAAGCGTCGATGGACGATCTCTCGATGTTCGCCCCGGCCGACTTCGATATCGTCATTCACCCTGTCGCGACGTGCTATGTGCCGGATGTCGCTCCTGTCTTCCGCGAAGTCGCGAAGGTGCTGTGCAGCGGGGGAATCTATATCAGCCAACACAAGACACCCACAAGCCTGCAAGCTGAAGTCCACCGCAGCGAGCATGGCTACGAACTGACCGAGCCTTACTATCGCACGGGCCCCTTGCCTGAGGTCCGTGGCAGTCGCCACCGTGAAGAAGGCACGCTGGAATACCTGCACCGCTGGGAACAACTGCTGGGCGGCATGTGCCGTGCCGGGCTGGTGATCGAAGACCTGATCGAGCCGCTGCACGCCAAAGAAGACGCCGAGCCCAACACCTTCGAAGACCGCAGCAAGTACATCGCCCCGTACGTGCGGATCAAGGCTCGTCGAGTGGGTCAGGAGCAGGCTCAGACCGAGGCAGGCTCTCTGTGGCTGCCAGGTTAG